A window of the Equus asinus isolate D_3611 breed Donkey chromosome 20, EquAss-T2T_v2, whole genome shotgun sequence genome harbors these coding sequences:
- the LOC106836043 gene encoding acrosomal protein SP-10, with the protein MKKFLLLMSLYLLGYARGESSTWALVSWSMDHQASVEHAVSEHTAGEHAAGEHTVAEHASGEQDAGEHPSGEQPLGEQPSGEQSSVEQASGELSSSEQPSGEQASVEQPSGEKPLGEQPSGSPSTSTFSGAVLNCHTCSFMNDQGKCLRGEGVCSTQNSQQCMLKKIFEGGKLQFMVQGCENMCPSMNLFSHGTRMQIICCQNESFCNKI; encoded by the exons ATGAAGAAGTTTCTCTTACTAATGAGCCTTTATCTGCTCGGATATGCCAGAGGTGAGTCCTCCACCTGGGCTTTGG TCTCCTGGTCCATGGATCACCAAGCTTCAGT TGAGCACGCTGTGAGTGAGCATACTGCGGGTGAGCATGCTGCAGGTGAGCACACTGTGGCTGAACATGCTTCAGGTGAGCAGGATGCAGGTGAACAC CCTTCAGGTGAACAGCCTTTGGGTGAACAGCCTTCTGGTGAACAGTCTTCAGTTGAACAGGCTTCAGGTGAACTGTCTTCAAGTGAACAGCCTTCAGGTGAACAGGCTTCAGTTGAACAGCCTTCAGGTGAAAAGCCACTGGGTGAACAGCCTTCAGGCAGTCCATCAACAAGCACATTTTCAG GCGCCGTTTTAAATTGCCACACATGCTCCTTTATGAACGATCAAGGAAAATGTCTTCGTGGAGAAGGAGTATGCTCCACTCAGAATTCCCAGCAGTGCATGTTAAAGAAGATATTTGAAG GTGGAAAACTCCAATTCATGGTTCAGGGGTGTGAGAACATGTGCCCATCTATGAACCTCTTCTCCCACGGAACCAGGATGCAAATTATATGCTGTCAGAATGAGTCATTCTGCAACAAGATCTAG